The region GTGGTCGGCTCCGAGCACCTGGACGTGCCCGTGCGCTGGGTCCACATCGCCGAGGTCACCGACCTGGCGCACCTGCTGCGCGGCGGCGAGCTCGTGCTCAGCACCGGCATCGCCATGCCCGACGACCCCCACGCGCTCAAGCGCTACATCGACGATCTCGCGGCCGTCGGCGTCAGCGGCATCGCCGTCGAGCTGGGCCGCAAGTACCACGCCGAGCTGCCGGGGCCGTTCCTGGACGCCGCCCGCGAGGCCGGGGTCCCGGTGATCCTGCTGGACCGGGAGGCCCGGTTCGTGGAGATCACCGAGGCCGTGCACATCCGGGTCGTCAACGAGCAGCTGGAGGAGCTGCGCGAGTCCGAGAAGCTCCACTCGGTCTTCACCCGACTGTCGGTGGAGGGCGCCGACACCGACCGCATCCTGCACGAGATCACCCAGCTGTCCGGCTGTCCGGTGGTCCTGGAGAACCTCTCCCACCAGGTCCTGGCCTGCGACCTCAACGGCGAGGACCCCGGGACCCTGCTCACCTCCTGGGAGAGCCGCTCGCGAGCCGTGCGGTCGGGCACGCGCACCGTCCACGCCCCGGCCACCGGCTGGCTGGTCACCACGGTCGGCGCGCGCGGGCAGGACTGGGGGCGGCTCATCCTCATCGCCGGGGCCAACCCCACCCCCCGCCAGAGCATGCTCATCGAGCGGGCGGCCACCACGCTGGCGCTGGGCCGGCTGCTCGAACGCCACCAGGAGAGCCTGGAGCGCCAGACCCACCGCACGATCATCGCGGGCATCATCGACCGCGCCTACTCCGACCCCGAGGAGGCCCTGGTGCGGGCCCGGGCCGTGGGCGTCCCCCTCAACAACCGCGAACTGCTGGGCCTGGTGCTGCGCCTGCGGGAGAACGGGACCGGCCTGGCCGCGCAGGCCCGCCTGTCCGACACCGCGGAGGGCGCCGCCCGCGCCTGCCGCGAGCTGCGGCTGCCCGCGCTGGTGGGCTCCCTGGACGACCTGCGGGTCGGCGTCCTGCTGGCGCTGCCGCCCCGGCGGCGCGTCGACGCCACCCTGCACATGCTCGCCGACCGGCTGGCGGTGACCGTCGGCGACGCCGCGGTGCTCGCGGTCGGCTCCACCTCGGACGACATCCGCGAGGTGCGCCGCTCCTTCCTGGAGGCGCGCCAGGTGGGCGACGTGGCGGTCCGCCAGAGCGACCGGCGGCCCTTCTACCGCCTGCCCGACCTGCACCTGCGCGGGCTGCTGCACCTGTTCCGCGACGACGAGCGGCTGCAGACCTACGTGGAGCGCGAGCTGGGCCCGCTGCTGGACCACGACGCCCGGCACGGCTCGGACCTCACCGACATGCTCCGCCACTACCTGGCGGCGGGGCGCAACAAGGCGCTGGCGGCGGGCAACGCGCACCTGTCCCGGCCCGCGTTCTACGATCGGCTGCGCAGGATCTCCAACGTGCTCGACGCCGACCTGGACTCGGTCGAGACCTGCCTGTCCCTGCACGTGGCCCTGCTGTCACTGGATTCGGTGCGCGACGGCCAGCTTTGACCGGCCGGGGTCTTCGTCATTCGAATGACCGTGCAGTAACCTTGGAATCCGTTGTACGGACGCCAGATGTCGATGAAATCCGGCGTTCATACGCACAAAATACGTTGGATTCACGGAGGGCCATGTGAACGGCCAGTCGGACCCCGCCCCCCAGCGCAGGGGCAACGGCATCGTCCTGGACGAGACCGCCAAACGCATCATCGAGGTGCTCCAGGAGGACGGCCGCCGGTCCTACGCCGCCATCGGCAAGGCCGTGGGCCTGTCCGAGGCCGCCGTGCGCCAGCGCGTCCAGCGCCTGCTGGAGTCCGGGGTGGTCCAGGTCGTGGGGGTCACCGACCCCATGATGCTCGGCTTCCACCGCCAGGCCATGATCGGCGTGCGCACCGACGGCGACCTCAACACCGCCGCCGACGTGATCTCCGAGATCCCCGGGGTGGAGTACGTCGTCATCACGGCGGGCTCCTTCGACCTGCTGGTCGAGGTCGTCGCCGAGGACGACGCCCGCCTGCTGGAGATCCTGGCGGCCATGCGCGCCGTCGACTCGGTGGTCTCCACCGAGACCTTCCTGTACCTCAGGCTCCGCAAGCAGACCTACGCCTGGGGCACCCGGTAGGGGGCGATGCCCACCGGGTGCCCCGGGGTGGAGGGGCCGCGGGGTGCGGGCCGGGAAGGCCCGCGGGGCGCGGCTACAGGCGGGCGAACG is a window of Nocardiopsis changdeensis DNA encoding:
- a CDS encoding PucR family transcriptional regulator — translated: MLPTLAEVLRLPALQRARPRVVVGSEHLDVPVRWVHIAEVTDLAHLLRGGELVLSTGIAMPDDPHALKRYIDDLAAVGVSGIAVELGRKYHAELPGPFLDAAREAGVPVILLDREARFVEITEAVHIRVVNEQLEELRESEKLHSVFTRLSVEGADTDRILHEITQLSGCPVVLENLSHQVLACDLNGEDPGTLLTSWESRSRAVRSGTRTVHAPATGWLVTTVGARGQDWGRLILIAGANPTPRQSMLIERAATTLALGRLLERHQESLERQTHRTIIAGIIDRAYSDPEEALVRARAVGVPLNNRELLGLVLRLRENGTGLAAQARLSDTAEGAARACRELRLPALVGSLDDLRVGVLLALPPRRRVDATLHMLADRLAVTVGDAAVLAVGSTSDDIREVRRSFLEARQVGDVAVRQSDRRPFYRLPDLHLRGLLHLFRDDERLQTYVERELGPLLDHDARHGSDLTDMLRHYLAAGRNKALAAGNAHLSRPAFYDRLRRISNVLDADLDSVETCLSLHVALLSLDSVRDGQL
- a CDS encoding Lrp/AsnC family transcriptional regulator, translating into MNGQSDPAPQRRGNGIVLDETAKRIIEVLQEDGRRSYAAIGKAVGLSEAAVRQRVQRLLESGVVQVVGVTDPMMLGFHRQAMIGVRTDGDLNTAADVISEIPGVEYVVITAGSFDLLVEVVAEDDARLLEILAAMRAVDSVVSTETFLYLRLRKQTYAWGTR